tgcgATAGAAAGAAATGAAATATAATTAGTATTCATATTCTACCCTTAAGTGGATTTCAGAATCTAGATCTGTACACCCTTAATTGTGTTTCTGTTGGCTTGGCTTCATACTTTGTATATACCGAAAAAGCTATATGATCTATGTGGACTAAggaaaattttttttccattaagATCCATAATTCCAATTTGCTTGGCATTCTATTGCTTAtccccctcttttttttttttttttggtataaaatttgagaatatttttAGCTGAAACCTGGATGTTTCTCCTTGTCCAGGAGAGAGACATTTAATCATCTGGCAAGTTGGCTTGAGGATGCTCGTCAACACGCAAATCCTAACATGACCATCATGCTCATAGGAAATAAATGTGATCTTGCTCATCGGAGGGCTGTCAGCAAAGAGGAAGGGGAACAATTTGCAAAGGAAAATGGGCTTTTATTCTTGGAGGCATCTGCAAGAACAGCACAAAATGTTGAGGAGGTGTGCTACTTGATCTTAGTCGAAGCGAGCCTAATTTTGTGGAATCCTGAGGTTAGAAGttcaattttttaaatgtttaaaacTAATATGGGGCATTTCACAGGCTTTCATAAGAACCGCTGCAAAAATCCTTCAGAATATTCAGGAAGGCGTGTTTGATCTATCCAATGAGGTTGGTTCTGAAGTGACTTGGGTTAAACCTAATGGGACCTTATCTTGAATTCTGAAAATGTATTTACCTGTGTCATTGTGACCTCTAGAGTTTAGGCTTCATTACACCCACTAATTTTACCAGACAAACAAACCCCGCAATGACTTCAGTCAAATGATCTAGTCCATTTCCCTCCAAGGGGTGGGATACTCAAATGTTCATATCTATAGGGTGGTTCTTAAACTGTTCAAGTCCGTCCTTGGTAAATTTTTTGGTTCCATGGCAGCTTTGGTCCCTTGATAGTGACCCAGGATGGCTACAGTGTCATTAAACCATGTGAAAACTAGTCATATGGGTTAATAGGCCGCTGAAGCATTTGCTAATATAGGTCATGTTATTCAGGGTTTTTGAGTTTGGAATAAATACTATGCTGCAGCCTCGTCCTTAGTTTTGAGGCTGGTCCATTTTAGCAACGGCTGTGTAGGTCCTGATTCCGATGTTTCTTTATATTTCGATtattcccccctcccccccaaaaagaaaaaaaaaaaaccctaaatatggtTTTGTTCAGTCAGTCCATAGAGCTAGTTATCTAGTAAACCAAAATGATTTAAAGGATGGGGGTTTGAACTCCTTGAATAAAGGATCATGTGTCAGTCATAAGCAGAATTTGGGATGATTGTCTGCACGACTTAGtctctgtttttattttttttccattaaagcgatgaaataaaaatatttattctgTTGCCATCGTGGGTAATTGGTGCAGTCATCTGGTATCAAGGTTGGGTACGGGCGTTCCCAAAGTGCAGCGGGGGCGAGAGATGGAACCGTTGCTCCGAGAAGTGGATGTTGCGGCTGATTGAAATGGAACGTTTATTCCTATATATCAAATCCTTAATTGTGCATTTTCTTCATGGCTGGCCCGTCGCTGTTATGAATACACCCTTTCAAACTGTCATGCAGACTTGTGAAAAAGTTGGAATGTACATAATCTAACGACAGCTTTTACTCACTCATTGAATTTATTTCCTTGCCATCATCCAAATTAATACGATTCTTGGATTGCATTTATCTTGCCACGCGTTAGTAATTGTTCACCTCACCCCCAACCTATGCATCAACCTCGTCCCTCAAaatcttcttatatttatttatgtttcccTCCACCTGCCCTCGAAGGATTTACATTATGTTATTGTTTCATAGATTTTTATAATCAGGCAGTGTGTTGTGCATCACtgctttcaaaaaaatattctcaGGAAATTTCGATTCATTTTTTTCAGATTTTAGCAGCAAACTAAGCGTGAAGGTAAATTGATATGAATTGAAAGATACTATAAATTAACCATTCAATTAAGAGTTCAAAATTGTCAATATTTGATTAGCCATTGGCATTTTGGACAAATTGATTGTAATTTTACCGGAGGAAAGAGAAATAAgtagaaaatttattttacttttttatattaaaatgtaTAATATTAATGAATTCTTTCGTACTTTTcttaataataaaacataaaaacatgaatttcattatatttttctttttggccTAAAGCTTAAGATTGTAAGGTGAGATTTCAGAAATGGTTTAATCTCCCTCACCGATAATATCCCCTTACATGTCCCAAAATTGTGCTGCGGCAACAGCAAGAATTGGCTGGCATACGTATTCATTCTCACGGAAAACGCCGCAAGACATGAAATGGCATACCTTGAATGACCAAAACCAATCAGGGATTGGAACCCAAGTATGGTCGAAGAACATTGCACCCATGTAATTCGACCAATCTATTCATTTTACACAATCAAGGAACTTGGACAACATCAAACTTTAACACTTCTGGATAAAGATTTCAGGTCTGTAATTGGTCTAAACTTTACTTTAACACAACCGAATTCCCTCAGGTCCCTAATTCATACTTGAGATTAGGAGTTAGCCGTGCCGATTCTAAGAGAATGGGAGCATAGGTGATCTCTTCTGGATCTCCAAGACAGGTTGGAACATCATTCTCCAAACATTAATCCTCTGtttaaaactcaaaaatattaagaaatccaCTTTCATCTTTGATTATCAacaaaagtaagaaagaaaatgaaaactatatgaaaaaattttaattttacacatcattaatatttaatttttaaaatttttaatcatataaaaacaAACTCTCATTTTTAATAGAACCTAATgtagaaaaatataataaaaaataaattccctccttatttttctttctttttatttttttaaagtagAATCCATAATTCAAACGGACCATAACGAAGTAAACAAAAGTAATAAATAAATGTGAACTTGAATTACAGGCATTGGGCAAACTATTATCCCCACTCATTTTGTTCTACAATGTTGAACATGTTCATAATGATTCTGGCCAGAGCAGAAAAACGAGTCAGAGTAGTACTTAATTAATCACTGCTAAAATTGAAGGGGTAACCCAACCTCAAAGCAAGAGTAAAGCTCACAAAGACGCCCAAACTCTATCCCTGTATTTCACATCCTGATGCAGAGGTATAAATCATGAAGAACCGCAAAATACCTGCAAGTGACATGCTTCAATAAACGGATCaaccaaaattaaaaataatgtgtCGGAGTGATGCTCACCTGAGCCAGGATCTCTTTAGAGAGCCGAGACTTGTTCTCGGCCTTCTTATCTTCAATTGGTCGAGTTTGTGGAAATTGGCGAAGCACGTTTATATCCTTCTTATTGGCAGGAAGCTCAGAATTTGTTCCTGAATCTTCTCGAACCTTTTGCTTCTGCAGAAGACAAAACAAACCTCATCAAATTACAGATTTGCTTCCTAATAATAAATAGGCTACTTCAGGAActtgtataaaataaaaattgaatcaaATGTCAGCGGTTGGAAGTTTGAACTAAATTTTTCTCAAAAAGACTACACCTAAATGCAAATTTTAGAAGTCATATCGTTGGGTTCTCTGAAGAACATTATAGTATCCGAGTAAACAACagcatcaaaataaaatttcatcaaACTACTAACGCGAAGACAGTCCCATCACCATATAGATCTCAAAGTCATATTCAACTTGTTAGATTCAGAAAACATAAAAGTCAAAGAGACGCATAGAGCAGTTTAAAATGATTAAAAGGGAAAATAATATAAACGCGAGATTCTGCCAATTGGCTCCATTTGGTTGGGATGAAAATATATTACCATCCTAAAATATCTCTATAGTTCGTTTGACAGTAAATTCTTTTCTGTGATAAAAAAGACGTATAAGACTGAGGAAGAGAAGGTACAACCTAAAGGAGCAGGAAGTCCACTtaatgaaaaaaaacaaaaacaaaaaatgcaccaaataaaaaaagagatagaacaaaaatgaaaaatagaagggCGACTTGGGCACAAGGTTCCCCACTTTGCGAATATTAACCAATATTAAACAAGGAAACCCCTTTTCAAATTCCTTTACATCATAATTCACCAAGCTCTTCAAATTCGCTTATTATTTTTGACCTTCATTACTTCACTTTTACATCCATCCACacgcacttcatttcctccataatcacacattttaatttcattttatccAATGATCTTGAACTTCTAACTTATTCATAGGAATCTCCTCCATGAGTGTAGGCAGAGTTCCATCCTTGCACTGTAATTTATTAACCAACCCATCATTATCAAAAAATAGAGAACCCCTCCAACACTTCCAAAGGGGGTGGATGACCATATGATGGACCCCTAAATACATCACAAGAACCAGAAACGTATCCATATTGTCCTTGAATATCCAAAAGTCCCGCCCTGCCCCCTCCCCAACCCAAAAAAACCCATatcacaataaaaaatatttcccaAAGGGAATAATTTTCCTCCATATGATGGAATATAAGTCTCGCACAAAAGTTAATTGAACTTCCAGTTGTTaaacaaaagataaaatttaGGTTCTCCTCTATCCTACACATGATTTCAAGCAATTAGATCAAAATTAATAAGGTCTTTCCCCaccctaaaattttttttaaacaaagcaCCCTGAACTAACCTGGATCTATCAATTATTCAGcttagttttaaaaaattttcttcaaatGTAAAATGGCCACA
This Malania oleifera isolate guangnan ecotype guangnan chromosome 11, ASM2987363v1, whole genome shotgun sequence DNA region includes the following protein-coding sequences:
- the LOC131143532 gene encoding ras-related protein RABB1b isoform X2; translated protein: MSYDYLFKYIIIGDTGVGKSCLLLQFTDKRFQPVHDLTIGVEFGARMVTIEGRPIKLQIWDTAGQESFRSITRSYYRGAAGALLVYDITRRETFNHLASWLEDARQHANPNMTIMLIGNKCDLAHRRAVSKEEGEQFAKENGLLFLEASARTAQNVEEVCYLILVEASLILWNPESSGIKVGYGRSQSAAGARDGTVAPRSGCCG
- the LOC131143532 gene encoding ras-related protein RABB1b isoform X1: MSYDYLFKYIIIGDTGVGKSCLLLQFTDKRFQPVHDLTIGVEFGARMVTIEGRPIKLQIWDTAGQESFRSITRSYYRGAAGALLVYDITRRETFNHLASWLEDARQHANPNMTIMLIGNKCDLAHRRAVSKEEGEQFAKENGLLFLEASARTAQNVEEAFIRTAAKILQNIQEGVFDLSNESSGIKVGYGRSQSAAGARDGTVAPRSGCCG